The sequence TCACTTTGTCATATCATCCCCACCCCCACACTCACCCCCTACCCACCCTAGGACCAAAAAAGGTGTATACTAAAAACtttatcaatcaaaattaacaaaaatgatttttgttctttcaaGGGCAAGGGATGTGTATTAGAAAAAATGAAGCTATTACTGAATAGGGTGTGTGTCACTCCTCATCTTCCTCATCGTCATCCTCGTCCTCTTCATCATcttcgtcatcatcatcatcatcatcgagTATTGCCTTGTCCCTAGGGGGTATATATGACGGACAAGTAGGAAACTTATCCATGTTCATTCCATGATGAAGTGCCATTGTTCGCAGCATTTCAGCAACAGCTTGATTGTGTTTCACTTGATAGGCTTGAAAATGGCGTATGCGATCCAAATCCTCCTCAACACATGACATTCGGTTTGGTATTGACGATGATGCATAGTCTGAAGAACGCGGTATATGAGATGGACCTGCACCACTTGAAGCATGCCTTTGATCAGCAATGTGTCGAGCAGCCATCATCACTTCCTCCGTAGGATCGTATTGGATTCCTGATTGAGCGCTTAAAGCTGCTAGAAGATTTTCCTTCAATATCTGAAATACATATCAAAGAGAAGTTAAGTTTGTTTGGGCGATAGTAGTGACCTCTGGAAAGTCCTAGTGTTGCATCCCTACGTTTGCCTCTCTACCTCAACGAGGTAACGGTAATAGATAAGATCTTCATACACTATACCTTCTCCAGACCCCACTTGTTGGATTTCACTGGTTATGTTGTCGTTGTTTCCATAATTTTTCCAATCATATCATggaaaattcatcatatacatttgaAAAGATGTTCAATAATGTATCATAAGAGCATTTTAAAATGGTTTTTCTTGTTCCTCTAAGCCAACAACAACAAATCCAGTACGACCCCACATGGTAGGGTCTGAGGAGGATGGGGTGTACACAGACCTTAGCCCTATCTTGTGGGTTTAGGAGGCTCTTTTTAACAGACCTTCGACTCAAGTTTTGTTCCTCTAAGGCTACATCGACTTCTAATAACATGGGATTATGAAGACTGTTCACGATCACCCCACGAAAACATTATATATAGCA comes from Solanum pennellii chromosome 1, SPENNV200 and encodes:
- the LOC107030462 gene encoding uncharacterized protein LOC107030462, producing MDELEFRRLLERFPIVRFRDYHIDSDPSKRSASQSIEKEEERQWKETWSKGHKPETGIQAMHRGPFWGKVREAAEKKILKENLLAALSAQSGIQYDPTEEVMMAARHIADQRHASSGAGPSHIPRSSDYASSSIPNRMSCVEEDLDRIRHFQAYQVKHNQAVAEMLRTMALHHGMNMDKFPTCPSYIPPRDKAILDDDDDDDEDDEEDEDDDEEDEE